The Sphingobacterium lactis sequence ATGGTCCAGCATAAAGGCCTGTTGTGGATTTGCTGCGACACATTTCAGCGTACTTTCGTAATGCCACGGACGTATCAGCAAGTCATAGGTATAGCCATGTTCGGTCAGTGCCGCGATACCACGCAGGAACTCATCGCGGTGCAGGAAATCGGGATCTTCCTCACCCTCTACCACGTGCCGGTACCCTTTGATCAGGTCCTGGTCGGCAAATTGCGCCAACTGCTGCTCCACCTCCGGTGACCGGAGATCCACCCAACCGACGATTCCCTTGATGAGTTTATAGACCTGGGCAAGCTCCAAGAGGAAGCGATTTTCCTGCAGGGATTGACTTGCCTGAACGGCCACAACGCCATCAAATCCATTTTCCTTCAGGGTCATGGATATATCGTTCGGCAGGAAATTCCGTTGGATCCTTTCCATAGCTGCCGTTATCCAGGCATCCCGCTCCTGATCGAACAACCAAAAATGTTGATGTGCATCTATCCGCATAATCTTCTGTATTATTGTGGTTTATAGGCAACGACTTCCTGACGCTGTTCACCTAAATAATCCGCTCCCAGCTCGATGACGTCACCAGGCTTCAGG is a genomic window containing:
- a CDS encoding amidohydrolase family protein, with translation MRIDAHQHFWLFDQERDAWITAAMERIQRNFLPNDISMTLKENGFDGVVAVQASQSLQENRFLLELAQVYKLIKGIVGWVDLRSPEVEQQLAQFADQDLIKGYRHVVEGEEDPDFLHRDEFLRGIAALTEHGYTYDLLIRPWHYESTLKCVAANPQQAFMLDHIAKPPIKTQEFSAWAAFIEKLASFSNVHCKVSGLGTEADWKHWKLDHFTEYLEHVFGCFGKGRLVFGSDWPVCLLAGEYSDSLNIVEHHLRDFSSEELAGFWGDNAVKFYGLK